In Desulfovibrio porci, one DNA window encodes the following:
- the hisG gene encoding ATP phosphoribosyltransferase, whose product MSAQTQPIIKLGVPKGSLEEATINLFERAGWKIRKHTRNYFPDINDPEITASLCRVQEIGGYIEAGVLDVGITGLDWLSERGHEDKVERIADLVYSKTSNRPCRWVLAVAGDSPYACAADLAGKRIATELEGLTRRYFSRQGVDVDVFYSWGATEAKVVEGLADGIVEVTETGTTIRAHGLKIIDEVMVSYPVLIANRDAWRDPRKRAKIEQLTLLLQGALRAENLVAIKMNAPAAHLDAILEMLPSLNSPTVSPLRDGRWLSVETVVEVGIVRDLIPRLREAGAEGIIEYALNKVI is encoded by the coding sequence ATGAGCGCGCAGACGCAGCCGATCATCAAACTGGGCGTGCCCAAGGGCTCGCTGGAAGAAGCCACCATCAATCTTTTCGAACGCGCGGGCTGGAAAATCCGCAAGCATACCCGCAATTACTTTCCGGACATCAACGACCCGGAAATCACGGCTTCGCTCTGCCGCGTGCAGGAAATCGGCGGCTACATCGAAGCCGGCGTGCTGGACGTGGGCATTACCGGACTGGACTGGCTGAGCGAACGCGGGCACGAGGACAAGGTGGAACGCATCGCGGACCTGGTCTACTCCAAAACGTCCAACCGGCCCTGCCGCTGGGTGCTGGCCGTGGCCGGGGATTCTCCCTATGCCTGCGCCGCCGATCTGGCGGGCAAACGCATCGCCACCGAACTGGAAGGCCTGACCCGCCGCTATTTTTCCCGGCAGGGCGTGGACGTGGACGTCTTCTACTCCTGGGGGGCCACCGAGGCCAAGGTGGTGGAAGGACTGGCCGACGGCATTGTGGAAGTGACCGAAACCGGCACCACCATCCGCGCGCACGGCCTCAAGATCATTGACGAAGTCATGGTTTCCTATCCCGTGCTCATCGCCAACAGGGACGCTTGGCGGGATCCGCGCAAACGGGCCAAGATCGAGCAGTTGACCCTGCTGCTGCAGGGCGCGCTGCGCGCCGAAAATCTGGTGGCCATCAAGATGAACGCCCCGGCGGCCCATCTGGACGCCATTCTGGAAATGCTGCCTTCGCTTAATTCGCCCACGGTCTCCCCCCTGCGCGACGGGCGCTGGCTGTCCGTGGAAACCGTGGTGGAGGTCGGCATTGTGCGCGACCTCATCCCGCGCCTGCGCGAAGCCGGGGCCGAGGGCATCATCGAATACGCCCTGAACAAAGTCATTTAG
- a CDS encoding bifunctional riboflavin kinase/FAD synthetase, with the protein MQIVHSVDGLGALTGAGVTIGNFDGVHKGHQALIRRTLDVCRQRDLACVLVTFWPHPRLVVSPHKAHAPLTSRERRLELLAGLGVEHVLELPFTPELASLTPEDFVRRCLLPMHLRQLVVGYDFSLGRGRSGHADVLRTLGAEWGFEVEQLPPVIVDDAVVSSTRLRDLINRGDVWQAARLLGRCYGFSGEVVHGEGRGGGLGFPTANLLPPETLLPAEGVYAARVRLDETWHQAVTNVGRKPTFGGRDVTVESFLLDTSANLYGRRVRLEFVARLRGERRFASVEELTGQIGEDVAEARKILSRTDA; encoded by the coding sequence ATGCAAATTGTACATTCCGTGGACGGCTTGGGCGCTCTGACGGGCGCGGGCGTCACCATCGGCAACTTCGACGGCGTGCATAAAGGCCATCAGGCCCTGATCCGTCGCACTCTGGATGTCTGCCGCCAGCGGGATCTGGCCTGCGTGCTGGTGACCTTCTGGCCGCACCCGCGTCTGGTCGTGAGCCCGCACAAAGCTCACGCCCCGCTGACCAGCCGCGAACGGCGGCTGGAACTGCTGGCCGGACTGGGCGTGGAGCACGTGCTGGAGCTGCCCTTCACCCCGGAACTGGCCTCCCTGACGCCCGAGGATTTTGTGCGCCGCTGTCTGCTGCCCATGCATCTGCGCCAATTGGTGGTGGGCTATGATTTCTCCCTGGGGCGGGGGCGCAGCGGCCATGCCGACGTGCTGCGGACCCTGGGCGCGGAATGGGGCTTTGAGGTTGAGCAGTTGCCGCCGGTCATTGTGGATGACGCGGTGGTCAGCTCCACCCGCCTGCGGGACCTGATCAACCGGGGCGACGTCTGGCAGGCGGCCCGTCTGCTGGGGCGCTGTTACGGTTTTTCCGGCGAAGTGGTGCACGGCGAGGGCCGCGGCGGCGGTCTGGGCTTTCCCACGGCCAATCTGCTGCCGCCGGAAACCCTGCTGCCCGCGGAAGGCGTGTACGCCGCCCGCGTGCGTCTGGACGAAACCTGGCATCAGGCCGTGACCAATGTGGGGCGCAAGCCCACCTTCGGCGGCCGGGACGTGACTGTGGAGAGCTTTTTGCTGGATACTTCGGCCAATCTCTACGGGCGGCGCGTGCGCCTGGAATTTGTGGCCCGGCTGCGCGGCGAGCGCCGTTTCGCCTCGGTGGAGGAACTCACCGGCCAGATCGGCGAGGACGTGGCCGAGGCGCGCAAAATTCTGTCCCGGACCGACGCCTGA
- a CDS encoding aspartate/glutamate racemase family protein, which produces MKTIGLLGGMSWESTVTYYQIVNSVVKERLGGLHSARCLLYSVDFQEIEACQSAGDWDKSARLLGVAARALEKGGADFFVICTNTMHKVAPQVQAAVSIPLLHIGDVTAAEILGRGLRTVGLLGTRYTMEENFYCGRLRQQGLEVLIPDAAERALVNEVIFQELCLGQIRAASRKKFQAVLAGLARRGAEGVILGCTEIGMLLRPEDADLPLFDTTLLHATAAANLALAD; this is translated from the coding sequence ATGAAGACCATCGGCCTGCTGGGCGGCATGAGCTGGGAAAGCACCGTCACATACTACCAGATCGTCAACAGCGTGGTGAAGGAGCGCCTGGGCGGCCTGCATTCGGCCCGCTGCCTGCTCTACAGCGTGGACTTCCAGGAAATCGAGGCCTGCCAGTCCGCCGGAGACTGGGACAAAAGCGCGCGCCTGCTGGGCGTGGCGGCGCGGGCGCTGGAAAAGGGCGGCGCGGATTTCTTCGTCATCTGCACCAACACCATGCACAAGGTGGCCCCGCAGGTTCAGGCGGCCGTGTCCATTCCCCTGCTGCACATCGGGGACGTGACGGCGGCGGAAATTCTTGGGCGCGGTCTGCGCACCGTCGGCCTGCTGGGCACGCGCTACACCATGGAAGAGAATTTTTATTGCGGCAGGCTGCGGCAACAGGGCCTGGAGGTGCTCATTCCGGACGCGGCGGAACGCGCTCTGGTCAATGAGGTCATTTTTCAGGAGCTTTGCCTGGGCCAAATCCGCGCGGCATCCCGGAAAAAATTTCAGGCGGTCCTGGCCGGGCTGGCGCGGCGCGGCGCGGAGGGCGTCATTCTGGGCTGCACGGAAATCGGCATGTTGCTGCGCCCAGAGGACGCCGATCTGCCGCTTTTCGACACCACCCTGCTGCACGCCACCGCGGCCGCAAATCTGGCCCTGGCGGACTGA
- a CDS encoding YkgJ family cysteine cluster protein — MDIDDSREFLENLPELKADETFCFDCNPQVPCFNRCCAELTLPLTPYDVARLRRHLGIGSEEFLSTFATMRSFPDTGFPLPMLRMLQGPGEPCPFVGPAGCSVYEDRPGACRCYPLGRGTKMAEDGVSERFFVVREDHCHGFDQGTARTPRQWFADQDLVDYNAANDRYMRLMAMVRATGKPLDARLVTMSVLCLYQLDKFRELITHMRIFEHVDADAARQAAVMEDSPAGDTAALDFGLDWMELVIFGKSQGLTRK, encoded by the coding sequence ATGGATATCGACGACAGCCGCGAATTTCTGGAAAACCTGCCCGAGCTCAAGGCGGACGAAACTTTCTGTTTTGACTGCAACCCCCAGGTGCCCTGCTTCAACCGTTGCTGCGCGGAACTGACCCTGCCGCTCACCCCCTACGACGTGGCGCGCCTGCGCCGCCATCTGGGCATCGGCAGCGAGGAATTTCTGAGCACCTTCGCCACCATGCGTTCCTTCCCGGACACGGGCTTTCCCCTGCCCATGCTGCGCATGCTGCAAGGCCCCGGCGAACCCTGTCCCTTCGTGGGCCCGGCGGGCTGCTCGGTCTATGAAGACCGTCCCGGCGCCTGTCGCTGCTATCCGCTGGGGCGCGGCACCAAGATGGCCGAGGACGGCGTGTCCGAACGCTTTTTCGTGGTGCGCGAAGACCATTGCCACGGCTTTGACCAAGGCACGGCGCGTACGCCCCGCCAGTGGTTCGCGGATCAGGATCTTGTGGACTACAACGCGGCCAATGACCGCTACATGCGGCTCATGGCCATGGTGCGGGCCACGGGCAAACCGCTGGATGCGCGGCTGGTGACCATGAGCGTGCTCTGCCTCTACCAGTTGGACAAATTCCGCGAGCTCATCACCCATATGCGCATTTTTGAACATGTAGACGCCGACGCCGCGCGCCAGGCCGCCGTCATGGAGGACAGCCCGGCTGGAGACACGGCTGCGCTGGATTTCGGACTGGATTGGATGGAACTGGTGATCTTCGGAAAAAGCCAGGGGCTGACCAGAAAATAA
- a CDS encoding bifunctional nucleoside/nucleotide kinase/histidine phosphatase family protein: protein MRKLYVAMVGLPARGKSTLARRIRQGLLAEGIRAQIFNNGDVRRALMGAESTEPDFYNPDNSFGREARELIARRNMEQARAWLAGEGEVAILDATNASAARRALMEKTLSDHPVLFVECVNEDPLLLNACIRRKTTLPEYAAYSEEEALASFMKRIGYYESIYSPLRDEKFWLCVDSTANRILDERPCEGSPYYPAIREIVVSVWVHSLYLARHGQTEFNVQGRIGGDPPLTALGRSQAEALARHLRDHRIDWVFTSTRFRSHETAAPLLTERPGAHVMALKEFDEIWAGDCEGMLYSEIRRRMPEVTAGRNADKYGYAYPNGESYAILRERVQRGLRRALFLAGDAPLLIVGHQAINRVLLSLFLRQRSEDVPYIHIPQNQYYHISLTPSRKVFERIPYERTAQS, encoded by the coding sequence ATGCGGAAGTTATATGTAGCGATGGTGGGCCTCCCCGCGCGCGGCAAGTCCACGCTGGCGCGGCGCATCCGCCAGGGGCTGCTGGCCGAGGGCATCCGGGCGCAGATCTTCAACAACGGCGACGTGCGCCGGGCCCTGATGGGCGCGGAATCCACGGAGCCGGATTTCTACAATCCGGACAACAGCTTCGGCCGCGAGGCCCGTGAGCTGATCGCCCGCCGCAATATGGAGCAGGCCCGCGCCTGGCTGGCCGGCGAGGGCGAGGTGGCCATTCTGGACGCCACCAACGCCAGCGCGGCACGGCGCGCGCTGATGGAAAAGACGCTCAGCGACCATCCCGTGCTCTTTGTGGAGTGCGTCAACGAAGACCCGCTGCTGCTCAACGCCTGCATCCGGCGCAAAACCACCTTGCCGGAATACGCAGCCTACAGCGAGGAAGAAGCCCTGGCCAGCTTCATGAAGCGCATCGGCTATTATGAGTCCATCTACAGCCCGCTGCGGGACGAAAAATTCTGGCTCTGCGTGGACTCCACAGCCAACCGCATTCTGGATGAACGGCCCTGTGAGGGCTCGCCCTATTATCCGGCCATCCGCGAGATCGTGGTCAGCGTCTGGGTGCACAGCCTGTACCTGGCCCGCCACGGCCAGACGGAGTTCAACGTGCAGGGCCGCATCGGCGGCGACCCCCCGCTCACGGCCCTGGGCCGCTCCCAGGCCGAAGCCCTGGCCCGGCATCTGCGCGACCACCGCATCGACTGGGTGTTCACTTCCACCCGTTTCCGCTCGCACGAGACGGCGGCCCCGCTGCTCACCGAGCGGCCCGGCGCGCACGTCATGGCCCTCAAGGAATTTGACGAAATCTGGGCCGGGGACTGCGAGGGCATGCTCTATTCGGAGATCCGCCGCCGCATGCCCGAGGTCACGGCGGGCCGCAACGCGGACAAATACGGTTACGCCTATCCCAATGGCGAGAGCTACGCCATCCTGCGCGAGCGGGTGCAGCGCGGGCTCAGACGCGCGCTCTTCCTGGCCGGGGACGCGCCCCTGCTCATCGTGGGCCATCAGGCCATCAACCGCGTGCTGCTCTCGCTCTTTCTGCGCCAGCGCAGCGAGGACGTGCCCTATATCCACATCCCCCAGAACCAGTACTACCACATCTCCCTGACCCCGAGCCGCAAGGTCTTCGAGCGCATCCCCTACGAGCGGACGGCCCAGAGCTGA
- the tyrS gene encoding tyrosine--tRNA ligase: MMDIDRQMALIKRGVAELIDEGELRKKLARGVPLRVKVGFDPTAPDLHLGHTVVMHKMRHFQELGHTVIFLIGDFTGRIGDPSGRSETRPPLTEEQVLANAETYKKQVFKILDPEKTQVEFNSRWLSKMDATGFIKLASSYTVARMMERDDFEKRFREQRPISIHEFLYPLCQGFDSVSLKADVEMGGTDQKFNLLVGRNLQAHYGQESQCILTMPLLEGTDGVRKMSKSYGNYIGIDEPPTEIFGKVMAVSDELMWRYYELLSARSLEEIAALKRDVAEGRVHPKAAKEALAHEMVSRYHSEKDADAARQGFNAVFADGGVPADAPSLACQNGEDSTPPAFLEAAGLVKSRGEAKRLIKEGALSVDGQRCDDALTPLPAGDYVIKLGKKRFLKLTVN, encoded by the coding sequence ATGATGGATATTGACCGGCAGATGGCCCTCATCAAACGCGGCGTGGCTGAACTGATCGACGAGGGCGAACTGCGCAAAAAGCTGGCGCGCGGCGTGCCCCTGCGCGTCAAGGTGGGCTTTGACCCCACGGCTCCGGACCTGCACCTCGGCCATACGGTGGTGATGCACAAGATGCGTCATTTCCAGGAGCTGGGGCACACGGTCATTTTTCTGATCGGCGATTTCACCGGCCGCATCGGCGACCCTTCGGGCCGTTCGGAAACCCGCCCTCCGCTCACGGAAGAGCAGGTGCTGGCCAACGCCGAAACCTACAAGAAACAGGTCTTCAAAATCCTGGACCCTGAAAAAACCCAGGTGGAGTTCAACTCCCGCTGGCTGAGCAAGATGGACGCCACGGGCTTCATCAAGCTGGCCTCCAGCTACACCGTGGCCCGTATGATGGAGCGCGACGATTTTGAAAAACGCTTCCGCGAACAGCGCCCCATCTCCATCCACGAATTTCTCTACCCGCTCTGCCAGGGTTTTGACTCGGTTTCGCTGAAAGCCGATGTGGAAATGGGCGGCACGGACCAGAAGTTCAACCTGCTGGTGGGCCGCAACCTCCAGGCCCACTACGGGCAGGAGAGCCAGTGCATTCTGACCATGCCCCTGCTGGAAGGCACGGACGGCGTGCGCAAGATGTCCAAATCCTACGGCAACTACATCGGCATCGACGAACCGCCGACGGAGATTTTCGGCAAGGTCATGGCCGTGTCCGACGAGCTGATGTGGCGTTATTACGAACTGCTTTCGGCCAGAAGCCTGGAAGAGATCGCGGCCCTGAAGCGGGACGTGGCCGAAGGCCGCGTGCACCCCAAGGCCGCCAAGGAAGCCCTGGCCCACGAGATGGTCAGCCGCTATCACAGTGAAAAAGACGCCGATGCGGCCCGCCAGGGCTTCAACGCCGTCTTCGCTGACGGCGGCGTGCCCGCCGACGCGCCCTCTCTGGCCTGCCAAAACGGCGAGGACAGCACGCCCCCGGCCTTTCTGGAGGCCGCCGGGCTGGTCAAAAGCCGGGGCGAGGCCAAACGCCTGATCAAGGAAGGCGCGCTTTCGGTGGACGGACAGCGTTGCGACGACGCGCTGACGCCCCTGCCCGCCGGAGACTATGTGATCAAGCTGGGCAAAAAACGCTTTTTGAAGCTCACAGTGAACTGA
- the hisI gene encoding phosphoribosyl-AMP cyclohydrolase — translation MSSQPIRQPGKDVPQDFAPDFSKGLIPAIAQDQATGEVLMLAYMNEDAWRKTLETGEAHYWSRSRRELWHKGGTSGHVQKVRALRLDCDNDTILLLVEQAGGAACHSGRRSCFYREWKDGAVTVCSPQVFDPEKVYGGERKSS, via the coding sequence ATGTCCAGTCAGCCGATCCGCCAACCGGGAAAAGACGTTCCCCAAGATTTCGCCCCCGACTTCAGCAAGGGTCTGATACCGGCCATCGCCCAGGATCAGGCCACGGGCGAGGTGCTCATGCTGGCCTATATGAATGAAGACGCCTGGCGCAAAACCCTGGAAACCGGCGAGGCCCATTACTGGAGCCGCAGCCGCCGCGAGCTCTGGCACAAGGGCGGCACGTCCGGCCATGTCCAGAAAGTGCGCGCCCTGCGCCTGGACTGCGACAACGACACCATACTGCTGCTTGTTGAGCAGGCGGGCGGCGCGGCCTGCCACAGCGGGCGGCGCTCCTGCTTTTACCGGGAATGGAAGGACGGAGCCGTGACCGTCTGCTCCCCCCAGGTCTTTGACCCCGAAAAAGTTTACGGCGGAGAAAGGAAATCCTCATGA
- a CDS encoding SCAN domain-containing protein 2 produces the protein MAANSFEAFQEVRRQGACFKLSCHMRLTGAATDVTFTGRLVDVSGSVAQFEISKCEPLPGKNKSAAPACEFFFSLTQDTPSGAVERMGYSGRGTILETHTDKDGVPRKMLLRLSRKYVARRLRKDKRVDWKPECTNLLGLLVVSDLPVNRQALSAEIKAYYKTHADVRPSLINISAGGACLGVEGDLTRKALMAHELYLFFLSPSFADQGEPPHICMGKKVGTYRDQEQGSALRMRFLYELDWDKSQSVLHWADIEFSGSERLRRMIRDMPDTDREQAASL, from the coding sequence ATGGCGGCCAACAGCTTTGAAGCCTTCCAGGAGGTCCGGCGCCAGGGAGCGTGTTTCAAGCTCAGTTGCCACATGCGTCTGACCGGCGCGGCAACCGACGTCACCTTTACCGGCCGGCTCGTGGACGTCTCTGGCAGCGTCGCGCAATTTGAAATCAGCAAATGCGAACCACTGCCCGGTAAAAACAAATCCGCGGCCCCGGCCTGTGAATTCTTTTTCAGCCTTACTCAGGACACGCCTTCCGGCGCGGTGGAAAGAATGGGCTATTCCGGCCGGGGCACCATTCTGGAAACCCATACGGATAAAGACGGCGTACCGCGGAAGATGCTGCTGCGCCTCTCCCGCAAGTATGTGGCCCGCCGGTTGCGCAAGGACAAACGCGTGGACTGGAAACCGGAGTGCACCAATCTGCTCGGCCTGCTGGTGGTTTCCGATCTGCCCGTCAATCGGCAGGCTTTGAGCGCCGAGATCAAAGCCTATTACAAGACGCACGCCGACGTGCGGCCGAGCCTGATCAACATCTCGGCCGGCGGCGCCTGTCTTGGCGTGGAAGGGGATCTGACCCGCAAGGCCCTGATGGCCCACGAACTGTATCTCTTTTTTCTCTCCCCTTCATTCGCCGACCAGGGCGAACCGCCCCATATTTGCATGGGCAAGAAGGTCGGCACCTACCGTGACCAAGAACAGGGCTCGGCTCTGCGCATGCGTTTTCTCTATGAACTGGACTGGGACAAGAGCCAGTCCGTTCTGCACTGGGCGGATATTGAATTTTCCGGTTCGGAACGCCTGCGCCGCATGATTCGCGACATGCCCGACACGGACCGGGAGCAGGCAGCCAGTCTTTAG
- a CDS encoding DEAD/DEAH box helicase, producing MPEEISPTMIPGADAPAADAADPATLAPEGLSVSEPENALPKVGLADLPEAMRSACVRAGWQSLMPVQSLALPYLLEGRDIMVQSRTGSGKTGCYLLPMLPRLDPALKAPQALVLAPTRELAVQVEREAAVIFADTGIQTVAVYGGVGYKKQMDALHDGAQVIVGTPGRVLDHLLRRTLDLKDLRVLVFDEADRMLSIGFYPDMKEVQRYLPRKRIHTCLFSATYPPHVLKLAAEFMSEPSLLSLSQKEVHVAEVQHLFCEVKPMDKDRALVRLLETENPASALIFCNTKANVHYVTGVLQGFGYSADELSADLSQNRREAVLDKIRKGRLQYLVATDVAARGIDIPALSHVFLYEPPEDHESYIHRAGRTGRAGAAGTVISLVDVMQRMELERIAKHYKIALMELPLPTDEDVAQVAGTRLTAILEARFRTLTGLERMRVARYAALARELARQSEEDDDVLLLGMLLDACHQQSLQENRFPDNSPAVAARRHTESRGRESAPARREDGDGEAPRSGKRRRRSPRRRKDDNGGEGAGAEN from the coding sequence ATGCCAGAAGAGATTTCTCCTACGATGATTCCCGGCGCGGACGCACCTGCCGCCGATGCGGCGGACCCCGCCACTCTCGCCCCGGAGGGGCTTTCCGTCAGCGAACCGGAAAACGCCCTGCCCAAAGTCGGCTTGGCCGACCTGCCGGAAGCCATGCGCTCGGCCTGTGTCCGCGCGGGCTGGCAGAGCCTGATGCCCGTGCAGTCCCTGGCCCTGCCCTATCTGCTGGAGGGGCGGGACATCATGGTTCAGTCGCGCACGGGCAGCGGCAAGACCGGCTGCTATCTGCTGCCCATGCTGCCCCGTCTGGACCCGGCGCTCAAAGCGCCGCAGGCGCTGGTGCTGGCCCCCACGCGCGAACTGGCCGTGCAGGTGGAGCGCGAGGCCGCCGTGATTTTCGCGGACACGGGCATTCAGACCGTGGCCGTGTACGGCGGCGTGGGCTACAAAAAGCAGATGGACGCCCTGCACGACGGCGCGCAGGTCATTGTGGGCACGCCGGGCCGCGTGCTGGATCACCTGCTGCGCCGCACGCTGGACCTCAAGGATCTGCGGGTGCTGGTTTTTGACGAGGCCGACCGCATGCTGTCCATCGGTTTTTATCCGGACATGAAGGAAGTGCAGCGCTATCTGCCCAGAAAGCGCATCCATACCTGCCTGTTCTCCGCCACCTATCCGCCGCACGTGCTCAAGCTGGCCGCCGAGTTCATGAGCGAGCCGTCCCTGCTTTCCCTTTCGCAGAAAGAGGTCCATGTAGCCGAAGTGCAGCACCTCTTCTGCGAGGTCAAGCCCATGGATAAGGACAGGGCACTGGTGCGCCTGCTGGAAACGGAAAATCCGGCCTCGGCCCTCATTTTCTGCAACACCAAGGCCAACGTGCATTATGTGACCGGCGTGCTTCAGGGCTTCGGCTACAGCGCGGACGAGCTTTCGGCGGATCTTTCGCAGAACCGGCGCGAAGCCGTGCTGGACAAAATCCGCAAGGGCCGCCTGCAATATCTGGTGGCCACGGACGTGGCCGCGCGGGGCATCGACATTCCGGCCCTGTCGCACGTTTTCCTGTACGAGCCGCCGGAAGATCATGAAAGCTATATCCACCGCGCCGGGCGCACCGGCCGCGCCGGGGCCGCGGGCACGGTCATTTCCCTGGTGGACGTGATGCAGCGCATGGAGCTGGAACGCATCGCCAAGCATTACAAAATCGCGCTGATGGAGCTGCCCCTGCCCACGGACGAAGACGTGGCCCAGGTGGCGGGCACGCGTCTGACCGCCATTCTGGAGGCGCGCTTCCGCACGCTCACCGGCCTGGAGCGCATGCGCGTGGCCCGCTACGCGGCCCTGGCGCGTGAACTTGCCCGGCAGAGCGAAGAGGACGACGACGTCCTGCTGCTGGGCATGCTGCTGGACGCCTGCCATCAGCAGAGCCTTCAGGAAAACCGTTTTCCGGACAACAGCCCGGCTGTCGCCGCGCGTCGGCATACGGAATCCCGTGGGCGCGAATCCGCCCCCGCCCGCCGCGAAGACGGCGACGGGGAGGCCCCCCGCTCCGGAAAACGCCGCCGCCGTTCGCCGCGCCGCCGCAAGGACGACAACGGCGGCGAAGGCGCGGGGGCGGAAAACTGA
- a CDS encoding sulfite exporter TauE/SafE family protein — MSFGRQVYDFLLSGSQAYAKWDLEVSTSILRNRKKLLLLLALAVPILAGCLAEAYEYHEMLGGKTAYAPAFYTTTIFLASIAVGLAAGLITGCIGAGGGFIITPALMAVGVKGILAVGTDLFHIFAKAIMGTTVHKKLGNVSAKLAIAFLVGSIVGTFIGGAINKGLYNADPLLSELFISTIYAVLLGFLGFYALFDFLRASRGAKGAASQDAHGGSAGLTSLSVRMQSLTVPPMITFDEDLVPGGRRISGWIVAAGGVVVGLLAAIMGVGGGFVTFPMFVYIFGVSSMTTVGTDILQIIFTAGFAAVGQYAIYGYVFYTLAIGMLLGSLLGIQIGALTTKVVKGIHIRGFYAISIIAGFINRAATLPKKLVEMEVLHWSPGVVNIIEEVGNVVFWVVVAFFGIWVFSKFFLNLGKLRGEA, encoded by the coding sequence ATGAGTTTTGGCAGGCAAGTGTATGACTTTTTACTGAGCGGTTCACAGGCGTATGCCAAATGGGATCTGGAGGTTTCGACCTCGATCCTCAGAAACCGCAAAAAACTGCTCCTTCTGCTGGCGCTGGCCGTGCCCATCCTGGCCGGCTGCCTGGCCGAAGCCTACGAATACCATGAAATGCTGGGCGGTAAAACCGCCTATGCTCCGGCATTCTACACCACCACCATCTTTCTGGCCTCCATCGCCGTGGGCTTGGCCGCCGGTCTGATCACCGGCTGTATCGGCGCGGGCGGCGGCTTCATCATCACCCCGGCCCTGATGGCCGTGGGCGTCAAGGGCATTCTGGCCGTGGGCACGGACCTCTTCCATATTTTCGCCAAGGCCATCATGGGCACCACGGTGCACAAAAAGCTGGGCAATGTCTCGGCCAAGCTGGCCATCGCCTTTCTGGTGGGTTCCATTGTGGGCACTTTTATCGGCGGCGCCATCAACAAGGGCCTGTATAACGCCGACCCCCTGCTCTCTGAGCTGTTCATCAGCACCATTTACGCCGTGCTGCTGGGCTTTCTGGGCTTCTACGCCCTGTTTGATTTTCTGCGGGCCTCGCGCGGCGCCAAAGGCGCGGCCAGCCAGGACGCCCACGGCGGCAGCGCCGGTCTGACCAGCCTTTCGGTCAGGATGCAGAGCCTCACCGTGCCGCCCATGATCACCTTCGACGAAGATCTGGTGCCCGGCGGGCGGCGGATCTCAGGCTGGATCGTGGCCGCCGGCGGCGTGGTGGTGGGCCTGCTGGCCGCCATCATGGGCGTGGGCGGCGGCTTTGTGACCTTCCCCATGTTCGTTTATATTTTCGGCGTGTCCTCCATGACCACGGTGGGCACGGACATTCTCCAGATCATCTTCACCGCGGGTTTCGCCGCCGTGGGCCAGTACGCCATTTACGGCTATGTGTTCTATACCCTGGCCATCGGCATGCTGCTGGGCTCTCTGCTGGGCATCCAGATCGGCGCGCTGACCACCAAAGTGGTCAAGGGCATCCACATCCGCGGCTTTTACGCCATTTCGATCATTGCCGGTTTCATCAACCGCGCGGCCACCCTGCCCAAGAAGCTTGTGGAGATGGAGGTGCTCCACTGGTCGCCGGGGGTGGTGAACATCATCGAAGAAGTGGGCAACGTGGTTTTCTGGGTCGTGGTAGCCTTCTTCGGCATCTGGGTCTTCAGCAAATTCTTCCTTAACCTCGGCAAACTCAGAGGGGAGGCCTGA